A single genomic interval of Pyrus communis chromosome 5, drPyrComm1.1, whole genome shotgun sequence harbors:
- the LOC137733141 gene encoding protein LPA2, translating to MALIHSPSSPTTKPYHHHLPHTPPLLHFSTRSHFTVKSQTPSEPSKPAAEAAQVPPKKPTSAGTGFGSPPPSPAKPKANPAADKKKGNRAAVIRRSPVEKPLLYSEEDEAKAKEMGTNESAFVFAWLGLGGVILAQGLILAASGFLPEDWDKFLVKYLYPSFTPTVGLFVAGSVVYGAVKYLQNEELKGQK from the exons ATGGCGCTAATTCACAGTCCCTCTTCTCCCACCACCAAACCCTATCATCATCACCTTCCTCACACTCCTCCTCTGCTTCACTTTTCAACCAGAAGCCATTTCACAGTGAAGTCCCAGACGCCATCGGAGCCCTCAAAACCCGCCGCCGAGGCCGCCCAGGTCCCACCCAAGAAACCCACCTCAGCCGGGACAGGCTTCggctctcctcctccttctccggCCAAGCCAAAAGCGAATCCCGCCGCTGATAAGAAGAAAGGGAACAGGGCTGCGGTGATTCGGAGGTCGCCGGTGGAAAAGCCCCTGCTTTATTCTGAGGAAGATGAGGCCAAGGCCAAAGAGATGGGCACAAATGAGagcgcttttgtttttgcttggTTGGGGCTCGGCGGTGTTATTCTAGCCCAAGGTCTTATTCTTGCCGCATCGG GCTTCCTGCCAGAAGATTGGGACAAGTTCCTTGTGAAGTATTTATATCCATCTTTTACACCGACAGTCGGCTTGTTTGTTGCTGGAAGTGTTGTATATGGAGCGGTGAAG